Proteins encoded in a region of the Paenibacillus sp. W2I17 genome:
- a CDS encoding ABC transporter ATP-binding protein, translating to MKKGGRLSQVKELGYLLTFMNRKRKTQYAIGLAVTALTQTLFLIAFSLVVHNLVDFAVSRDTSLMVEAFIILGVALFLENIISPWFIYLYQRSVELTVLNIRKRLYDKLCRVRPRFLEQTHHGDLLSRVNNDVTTVEFTFSQVYFVLLLQVVFCIGSIVSMVVIDWRFAGVSFVILLLSSLVSLKFARDIRALSEQGLQTLGKMTEKFKDFMGGIQIVKLFRIRTIYGQYEALNEQMTQTLRQTAKKNGMQAAVNHFISYVTFCGIIVIGSLLYAYGLMGMGSVAALAVLQVNLTHALLNLGMVLSMTQNSLAGAHRIQEVLSEEEEPERLGSSRSELVSEAAVEFRDVEFSYQADKKVLVDMSMQVFPGQVAAIVGASGSGKSTLIKLLLGFYPVDSGDILLQGKPFGHYTLDEIRRQIAYVPQEPFLFTGTIEENIRYGNPDATDEEVVEAAKAAYAHHFIQELPEQYKTPVGERGASLSGGQRQRIAIARAILKNAPILLLDEATSALDNESQHWVQQALNVLMKGRTTILIAHRLSTVEHADLITVMNQGTVVERGRHQDLLALGGYYARLYG from the coding sequence ATGAAAAAGGGCGGAAGGCTATCGCAAGTGAAAGAACTTGGCTACTTGCTGACGTTTATGAACCGCAAGCGCAAAACCCAGTACGCGATTGGCCTTGCTGTAACGGCGCTCACCCAGACACTGTTTCTGATCGCCTTCAGCTTGGTCGTACATAACTTGGTTGATTTCGCCGTGTCCCGAGATACGTCCCTGATGGTGGAAGCCTTTATTATTTTGGGCGTGGCCCTGTTTCTGGAAAATATAATTTCTCCCTGGTTCATTTACTTATACCAGCGCAGTGTCGAGCTGACCGTGCTGAATATCCGCAAACGTCTTTATGATAAGCTGTGCCGGGTGCGGCCGAGATTCCTGGAGCAGACGCACCATGGGGACTTGCTGTCGCGAGTGAACAACGACGTAACGACCGTTGAGTTTACATTCTCGCAGGTTTACTTCGTTTTGCTGCTTCAAGTTGTCTTTTGCATCGGCTCCATTGTCTCCATGGTGGTGATCGATTGGCGGTTTGCTGGCGTATCCTTCGTGATTCTGCTGCTGTCCTCTCTGGTCAGCCTGAAATTTGCACGGGATATCCGTGCCTTGTCCGAACAAGGCTTGCAAACGCTCGGTAAAATGACCGAAAAATTTAAAGATTTTATGGGCGGCATTCAAATTGTGAAGCTGTTCCGCATCCGCACGATTTACGGCCAGTACGAGGCGTTGAACGAACAAATGACGCAAACGCTTCGGCAAACGGCGAAAAAGAACGGTATGCAGGCTGCGGTGAACCATTTTATCAGCTACGTCACGTTTTGCGGCATCATCGTCATCGGCAGTCTTCTTTATGCCTACGGATTGATGGGAATGGGAAGTGTCGCCGCTCTGGCAGTTTTGCAAGTGAATCTGACGCACGCCTTGTTGAACTTGGGGATGGTTCTGTCGATGACCCAGAATTCGCTCGCGGGCGCTCACCGGATTCAAGAGGTACTAAGCGAGGAAGAGGAACCGGAGCGTCTGGGATCTTCTCGTAGCGAGCTTGTATCGGAGGCTGCGGTGGAGTTTCGCGATGTGGAATTTTCCTATCAGGCAGATAAAAAGGTACTTGTCGACATGTCGATGCAAGTGTTTCCTGGCCAGGTCGCTGCGATCGTGGGAGCCAGCGGCAGCGGCAAAAGTACGCTGATCAAGCTGCTGCTCGGTTTTTATCCTGTGGACAGCGGAGATATCCTGCTCCAGGGCAAACCGTTCGGACATTACACGCTGGACGAAATCCGCAGGCAGATTGCATACGTTCCGCAGGAGCCGTTTTTGTTTACCGGCACGATTGAGGAAAACATCCGTTATGGAAACCCGGATGCAACGGATGAAGAAGTGGTTGAAGCGGCCAAAGCGGCGTACGCTCACCATTTTATTCAGGAACTTCCTGAACAGTATAAAACGCCGGTGGGAGAGAGAGGAGCGTCGTTGTCAGGCGGACAAAGGCAGCGAATTGCGATCGCCCGGGCGATTCTCAAAAACGCCCCGATTCTCCTGCTGGACGAAGCGACTTCTGCATTGGATAACGAATCCCAGCATTGGGTACAGCAAGCTCTGAACGTATTGATGAAGGGGCGCACCACCATTCTGATTGCGCATCGTCTCAGCACTGTGGAACATGCGGATTTGATTACGGTCATGAACCAAGGAACGGTCGTGGAACGGGGCCGCCATCAGGACCTGCTGGCGCTCGGAGGTTATTACGCGCGGCTGTATGGCTAG
- a CDS encoding ABC transporter ATP-binding protein gives MGADRQTSVQEQGTAAPSKRRTAYATWKAFRWLMSYVSRHKGWMIVGILSAIAAAVIEIWTGRLVEQLTTQAENGAGPIVLQIVYTVFVVILIGVPAKFFMSFGVERSSASAVQDIRNHVMRHIGKLPVPYLEKQHSGDVLSRINNDLQLIQQFMIRDLAQWFYHPLLFIGCFAYLIYLQWELMLYSLLLFPVALLVSQWIGKQLEQLTEEAQANMGRMNVNLQDTLGGMPIVKSYLLSGMLSRSYQVLLQLTAQKKLAVKKREAWVNPLLSTLMISPIIFAVSYGSYLIYNGQLGAGELIAFLYLLNLCLEPLEHIPELITRTFEMTGALRRVSEIVEQPTETENGRLLPTASAAPIQFQNVTFGYEESSTILRNVSFSVPEGKTIALVGASGGGKSTVFKLVCGFYPLPEDQGEIRVFGSLIHGADPEQLRSHFSVVTQDSYLFSGTIAENIGYGREEASMDEIIEAAKSAQAHSFIIQLEDGYQTYVGERGGFLSGGQRQRIAMARAFLKDAPVLLLDEPTSALDPESESAVQEALGVLMKQRTTMVIAHRLSTVQNADEIWVLEQGSIVEKGTHEQLLERKGLYAQSYYQEFTESAERREVSYT, from the coding sequence ATGGGAGCTGACCGGCAGACGTCTGTTCAAGAACAAGGCACAGCGGCGCCTTCCAAGCGCCGAACCGCTTATGCCACCTGGAAAGCGTTTCGCTGGCTGATGTCCTATGTAAGCCGTCACAAAGGCTGGATGATCGTCGGTATCCTGTCCGCAATAGCCGCCGCGGTTATTGAGATATGGACGGGACGTTTGGTCGAGCAGCTGACCACACAGGCCGAGAATGGGGCGGGGCCAATCGTTCTGCAGATCGTGTACACGGTCTTTGTGGTCATCTTGATCGGTGTACCGGCGAAGTTTTTCATGAGCTTTGGTGTGGAGCGAAGCAGTGCCTCTGCGGTGCAGGATATCCGCAACCATGTCATGCGTCATATCGGCAAACTCCCGGTCCCCTATTTGGAAAAGCAGCACTCCGGCGACGTGTTGTCGCGGATCAACAACGATCTGCAGCTCATCCAGCAATTTATGATTCGGGACCTCGCCCAGTGGTTTTATCATCCGCTATTGTTTATCGGCTGTTTCGCTTATTTGATCTACCTCCAATGGGAGCTGATGCTGTACAGCCTGCTATTATTTCCCGTAGCACTGCTGGTTTCCCAATGGATCGGCAAGCAGTTGGAACAGTTGACGGAGGAAGCCCAGGCGAACATGGGCCGAATGAACGTCAACCTCCAGGATACGCTTGGAGGGATGCCTATTGTAAAAAGCTATCTGCTATCTGGTATGTTATCTCGCTCCTACCAAGTGTTGCTGCAATTGACGGCTCAAAAAAAGCTGGCCGTGAAAAAGCGGGAAGCCTGGGTCAACCCGCTGCTTTCTACGCTGATGATCAGCCCGATCATTTTCGCCGTCAGTTACGGAAGCTATTTGATCTACAACGGGCAGCTAGGCGCGGGAGAACTGATTGCCTTCCTGTACTTGCTTAATCTGTGTCTGGAGCCGCTGGAGCATATTCCCGAACTCATCACGCGCACGTTCGAAATGACCGGTGCCCTGAGAAGGGTCTCCGAAATCGTCGAGCAGCCGACCGAAACGGAAAATGGCCGTTTGCTTCCAACAGCGAGCGCCGCCCCCATCCAGTTTCAGAACGTAACCTTCGGGTATGAAGAGAGTTCCACGATTCTGCGGAATGTTAGCTTCTCGGTGCCGGAAGGCAAGACGATTGCGCTTGTCGGAGCGAGTGGCGGAGGGAAGAGCACGGTGTTTAAGCTGGTATGCGGCTTTTATCCGCTTCCGGAGGATCAGGGCGAGATCCGCGTGTTCGGAAGCCTGATCCACGGTGCAGATCCAGAGCAGCTTCGGTCACATTTTTCCGTGGTAACCCAAGATTCATATTTGTTTAGCGGTACAATCGCCGAAAATATCGGCTATGGGCGGGAAGAAGCGTCGATGGACGAGATTATCGAAGCCGCCAAATCCGCTCAGGCTCATTCTTTCATTATTCAGCTTGAGGACGGTTACCAGACGTATGTCGGAGAGCGCGGCGGGTTTTTGTCCGGTGGGCAACGCCAGCGCATTGCAATGGCCCGGGCGTTTCTGAAGGATGCTCCCGTTCTGCTGTTGGACGAGCCCACATCGGCACTTGATCCGGAGTCGGAAAGCGCGGTTCAGGAAGCGTTGGGCGTATTGATGAAGCAGAGAACGACCATGGTTATTGCCCATCGGCTTTCTACGGTACAAAACGCCGATGAAATTTGGGTTTTGGAACAAGGAAGTATTGTCGAAAAGGGCACTCATGAACAATTGCTCGAGAGGAAGGGACTGTACGCCCAGTCGTACTACCAGGAATTTACCGAGTCTGCCGAACGCAGGGAGGTGTCGTATACATGA
- a CDS encoding non-ribosomal peptide synthetase, with protein MKSLFEKEERYWSSKFDDDDSLSFLPYSQSSKLSVGGEAAAEPALLHRTLPSELSERIIRLANGSDLALYMIVLAGVKGLLFKYTGQDQVLVGMPSYSGDPDVTQPPHDILVIKTSVSSQTTLKTLLGGIKASIGEALEHQHLPFRKMVEPLHLDYTGEGLPVITTVASFTPIHPEPLGNRVAADTVFRFDRQNDSIELEISFDGHRYERAFVEQTADHLVRLLSVLVFQPDLELGQADVLSPDERETLLNRFNDNETGFERGKTIHGLFEEQAELYPDNVAVVMNERQLTYRELNERSNRLARKLRETGVEADQLVAILAERSLDMVVGILAILKAGGAYVPVDPDYPEERIRFMIEDSGVPLLLIQKHLHGKTDFAGTRLEIDDFVWGDSGADSEGALDASNLEPISGPENLAYVIYTSGTTGKPKGTLIEHKNVVRLLFNDKNLFDFGRFDTWTLFHSFCFDFSVWEMYGALLYGGKLVIVPPLTAKNPTDFLALLGREQVTILNQTPTYFYQLLRKVLADHPYDLRIRNVIFGGEALSPLLLKGFKTKYPETKLINMYGITETTVHVTYKEITWVEMEAAKSNIGKPIPTLRVYVLDENRRPVPIGVAGEMYVAGEGLARGYLNRPDLTAEKFIDSPFAEGEKLYRSGDLATWLPDGNIEYLGRIDHQVKVRGYRIELDEIETQLLNARGVEETVVLARDDANGHKQLVAYYVAETKLAANELKEQLAKQLPGYMIPAHLVQLSQMPLTANGKIDRKALPVPEEAAARGAEYVAPRTLLEMKIARVWQDTLGIPQVGVKDNFFELGGNSLSLMRLVQAVYDETGIEIPLNRQFHSVTVEAMAFGEEDLGLDKGGDSFIKLNKTGDLNVFCFPPGSGFGIGYRELASRLDGRFMLYGIDFIDDATDYDAMLNRYVDEIVRIQPEGPYVLLGYCFGGNLTFEVAKTMERRGHSVTDVLMVDSWIKDTLTPYETSEKELEEMLADFDEEEKELMSNPLVRERVHRKIKATLTYEAQLINSGTITARIYELIAKDSEAFRLEHQLPSWQRATTQAYADYRLEGAHEELLELARVDETAVVIRDILVQIKQQIEAEAGVLHGS; from the coding sequence ATGAAATCTTTATTTGAAAAGGAAGAACGGTACTGGAGCAGCAAGTTTGACGACGATGACAGCCTGAGCTTCCTTCCCTACAGTCAATCCTCCAAATTATCTGTGGGTGGCGAAGCTGCGGCAGAGCCGGCCTTGCTTCACCGTACCCTGCCGAGTGAACTCTCGGAGAGAATTATTCGCCTCGCCAATGGTTCGGATCTGGCTTTGTACATGATTGTTTTGGCAGGAGTAAAAGGCCTGCTGTTCAAATATACCGGGCAGGATCAAGTACTGGTCGGCATGCCTTCTTATAGCGGTGACCCGGACGTGACTCAGCCGCCGCATGACATCCTGGTGATCAAAACATCCGTAAGCAGCCAGACGACGCTGAAAACGCTGCTCGGGGGCATCAAAGCTTCCATCGGTGAGGCGCTGGAGCATCAGCATCTGCCTTTTCGGAAAATGGTGGAGCCGCTCCATCTGGACTATACAGGGGAAGGCCTTCCGGTCATCACCACCGTTGCATCCTTCACTCCGATTCATCCTGAACCGCTGGGTAACCGGGTGGCGGCCGATACGGTTTTTCGATTCGACCGCCAAAACGACTCTATCGAGCTGGAAATAAGCTTTGACGGGCATCGGTACGAGCGGGCATTTGTGGAACAGACGGCCGACCATCTTGTTCGGCTTCTGTCCGTGCTTGTATTTCAGCCAGATCTGGAGCTTGGACAAGCCGATGTGCTTTCCCCGGACGAGAGGGAGACGTTGCTGAATCGATTTAATGACAACGAAACCGGGTTTGAGCGGGGGAAAACGATTCACGGTTTGTTTGAAGAACAGGCGGAGCTTTATCCGGACAATGTGGCTGTTGTCATGAACGAACGGCAGCTGACCTACCGCGAGTTGAACGAGCGATCCAACCGTCTTGCGCGCAAGCTGAGGGAGACGGGAGTTGAAGCGGACCAGCTGGTAGCGATTCTGGCCGAACGCTCACTCGATATGGTCGTCGGCATACTGGCGATTCTCAAAGCGGGCGGGGCCTACGTGCCTGTCGATCCCGACTACCCGGAGGAGCGCATTCGCTTCATGATCGAAGATTCGGGTGTACCGTTATTGCTGATTCAAAAGCATCTGCACGGTAAGACCGACTTCGCAGGAACGCGCCTTGAAATAGATGATTTCGTTTGGGGCGACAGCGGGGCGGACTCGGAAGGTGCGCTGGACGCTTCGAATCTGGAGCCAATTTCCGGGCCGGAGAACCTGGCATATGTCATCTACACTTCGGGAACGACCGGCAAACCAAAAGGCACATTGATCGAGCATAAAAACGTTGTGCGTCTTTTGTTCAACGACAAGAACTTGTTCGACTTCGGGCGGTTCGACACGTGGACGCTGTTCCACTCGTTCTGCTTTGATTTCTCCGTCTGGGAAATGTACGGAGCGCTGCTGTATGGAGGCAAGCTGGTCATTGTACCGCCGCTCACGGCTAAAAATCCGACCGATTTCCTGGCGCTACTAGGCCGTGAACAGGTCACGATTTTGAACCAGACGCCAACGTACTTCTATCAGCTGCTGCGTAAGGTCTTGGCGGATCATCCATATGATCTGCGGATTCGCAACGTCATTTTTGGCGGCGAAGCGCTCAGTCCGCTTTTGCTCAAGGGCTTCAAGACGAAGTACCCGGAGACAAAGCTGATCAATATGTACGGCATTACCGAAACGACGGTTCACGTGACGTATAAGGAAATTACGTGGGTCGAAATGGAGGCGGCAAAGAGCAATATTGGCAAGCCAATCCCAACGCTGAGGGTGTATGTTCTGGATGAAAACCGCCGCCCAGTGCCGATCGGCGTAGCAGGCGAAATGTACGTAGCTGGTGAAGGCCTGGCAAGAGGATACCTGAATCGACCGGATCTGACGGCGGAAAAGTTCATTGATTCCCCATTTGCGGAGGGGGAGAAACTGTATCGCTCAGGCGACTTAGCGACCTGGCTGCCGGACGGCAACATTGAATACCTCGGCCGAATCGACCATCAGGTCAAAGTCCGCGGGTACCGGATCGAGCTGGACGAAATCGAGACGCAGCTTCTGAACGCCCGGGGCGTGGAAGAAACGGTGGTACTCGCCCGAGACGACGCGAATGGCCATAAGCAACTTGTTGCTTATTACGTCGCGGAAACAAAGCTGGCGGCGAATGAACTCAAAGAGCAGCTCGCCAAGCAGCTTCCGGGGTATATGATTCCTGCGCATCTTGTGCAGCTTTCGCAGATGCCGCTGACCGCGAACGGAAAAATCGACCGCAAAGCGCTGCCAGTGCCGGAGGAAGCAGCGGCCAGAGGAGCGGAATATGTTGCGCCGAGAACACTGCTCGAGATGAAGATCGCCCGTGTCTGGCAGGATACACTTGGCATTCCACAGGTTGGCGTAAAGGATAACTTTTTTGAACTGGGCGGCAATTCGTTAAGTCTGATGAGGCTCGTTCAAGCCGTTTACGATGAAACGGGCATCGAGATACCGCTGAATCGCCAATTCCATAGTGTAACCGTTGAAGCCATGGCTTTTGGAGAGGAGGATCTTGGTCTGGATAAAGGGGGAGACTCCTTCATTAAGCTGAATAAAACAGGGGATCTGAACGTGTTCTGCTTCCCTCCAGGCAGCGGCTTTGGCATCGGTTACCGAGAGCTTGCAAGCAGGTTAGACGGCCGGTTCATGCTTTACGGTATTGATTTTATCGACGATGCCACCGATTACGATGCCATGCTGAACCGTTATGTGGATGAGATTGTTCGCATCCAGCCGGAAGGACCTTACGTGCTGCTCGGTTACTGCTTCGGAGGCAACCTGACGTTCGAAGTAGCCAAAACGATGGAAAGAAGAGGGCATTCCGTAACGGACGTGCTCATGGTGGACTCGTGGATTAAGGACACACTCACGCCTTACGAAACATCTGAGAAAGAGCTTGAAGAAATGCTTGCGGATTTCGACGAAGAAGAAAAGGAATTAATGAGCAATCCGCTCGTGCGGGAGCGTGTTCATCGGAAGATCAAAGCCACCTTGACGTACGAAGCGCAGCTTATTAATTCAGGCACGATAACTGCCCGGATTTACGAACTGATTGCGAAGGACAGCGAAGCGTTCCGCCTGGAGCACCAGTTGCCGTCCTGGCAGAGGGCAACGACGCAAGCTTACGCCGATTACCGGCTGGAGGGCGCACACGAAGAATTACTGGAACTCGCGCGCGTGGACGAAACGGCCGTTGTCATCCGTGATATCTTAGTGCAAATCAAGCAGCAGATCGAAGCGGAGGCCGGGGTCCTGCATGGGAGCTGA